A window from Amblyomma americanum isolate KBUSLIRL-KWMA chromosome 7, ASM5285725v1, whole genome shotgun sequence encodes these proteins:
- the LOC144098460 gene encoding uncharacterized protein LOC144098460 encodes MGRTAGGTKRFDADLKLRVLAYYDKVRNKYAAAKMFGVSECSVRNWIKAEHELRARQSRGGGTRKRTSAEAQALLEACMEHYVRSCQQRGVKAKYGDLLAHAAQLKKVHRVRGLKLSIDWVARFVRERKLVCKCEKLVHHDDDDDDAGSSAAACRKNGSTTLGKARAKGLSPSKQSAAKALLKRAKGQLSSSTKASTAMPATKHKGPIVLAGKRKVLKASSDRRNDGKTGKTLSKNKPAKKDAEKGRSSLKKVFSSKEKKVAIKNPKVKATAAGKNSSGKPKLPAKKAANPKAKPAKSVAIVAKYKKSMLKKDGQKQQKTGLVRNDVPLKKKVQADDKTKHMVAKRVDKVMKVNNGKQGLKVVRCVNAMKKKEVKHEIDVKSQKKACIIKKAVTKSLKKAKEIVNRARRPAESTTSPTKQPVPKIKKLPPKKLKPRKQPIKVFRTRYRIKEMHRRIEENRASDFFDFFYGLGLIPINRDSENSLCIPFIPDTPKMYDNAGFICDIATKEGPLRPSTSDLGSCQSSTHPQLPQRYPIWTPVRATTSHDASPSHGGKNRLTSPRLREEHIISDRFTQPESPGDDVFFEKFHKASIKSEGALSPGESPITPEQLAVVRKLFPPIGSLTFPTQRKVPDSQVTFNEPLKASERNLRPRSSEQTQRLSLCFRKRRYQRRKRTLSEPSRSPERRSNGPAASDIDWLSADSFPSSAKKSCPGGSSPLYCFSDPKPCFRKEHFEDSARPPPPMSSGGICGNSSRTLSCGLSSGHSLPGSDRSSSSLLDSAKFLINKAIPTSPKATSSSEGKDTFFGQAVRLGTLRKKQDRNDSVMHAPKGHPDH; translated from the coding sequence ATGGGTCGCACCGCGGGAGGCACGAAGCGCTTCGACGCCGATCTCAAGCTCAGGGTGCTCGCGTACTACGACAAAGTGCGGAACAAATACGCGGCGGCCAAAATGTTCGGCGTCAGCGAGTGCTCGGTGAGGAATTGGATCAAGGCGGAGCACGAGCTCCGCGCCCGACAGTCCCGGGGCGGCGGCACCCGCAAGAGGACCTCGGCTGAGGCCCAGGCGCTACTCGAGGCGTGCATGGAACACTACGTGCGAAGCTGTCAGCAGCGCGGAGTCAAGGCCAAGTACGGCGACCTGCTGGCGCACGCGGCGCAGCTGAAAAAGGTGCACCGCGTTCGGGGCCTCAAGCTGTCAATCGACTGGGTGGCGCGCTTCGTGCGGGAACGCAAGCTAGTCTGCAAGTGCGAGAAGCTCGTGCAccacgatgacgacgacgacgacgctggtTCTTCTGCCGCCGCTTGCCGCAAGAACGGGAGCACGACGCTAGGGAAAGCACGCGCCAAAGGGTTGTCGCCGTCCAAGCAAAGCGCGGCCAAGGCGCTCCTCAAGCGCGCCAAGGGTCAGCTGTCATCGTCGACCAAGGCGTCCACGGCCATGCCGGCAACCAAACACAAGGGCCCCATCGTGCTGGCGGGGAAGAGAAAGGTGCTGAAGGCCTCCTCCGACAGGCGCAACGACGGTAAGACGGGCAAGACTTTGTCGAAAAACAAACCGGCGAAGAAGGACGCCGAAAAGGGACGTAGCAGCCTAAAGAAGGTCTTTTCGAGCAAGGAAAAAAAGGTCGCGATAAAAAACCCCAAGGTAAAAGCGACCGCCGCGGGTAAAAACTCGTCGGGGAAGCCGAAGCTGCCGGCCAAGAAGGCAGCTAACCCAAAGGCGAAGCCAGCGAAGAGTGTGGCCATTGTAGCAAAGTACAAGAAAAGTATGTTGAAAAAGGACGGCCAGAAGCAGCAGAAAACGGGTTTAGTGAGAAACGATGTACCACTGAAGAAGAAAGTGCAGGCTGATGATAAAACAAAACATATGGTAGCCAAGAGAGTTGATAAGGTTATGAAGGTAAACAATGGCAAACAAGGCCTGAAAGTTGTGCGCTGtgtaaatgcaatgaaaaaaaaggaagtgaagCATGAAATAGATGTGAAGTCTCAAAAGAAGGCATGCATCATTAAAAAGGCTGTGACCAAAAGTTTAAAGAAAGCTAAAGAAATTGTCAACCGTGCCAGAAGGCCAGCAGAAAGTACTACCTCACCTACAAAGCAGCCTGTGCCTAAGATTAAAAAGTTGCCTCCAAAGAAACTGAAACCCAGAAAGCAGCCAATAAAAGTGTTCCGTACCCGGTACCGAATTAAAGAAATGCACAGAAGGATAGAAGAGAACAGAGCTTCCGACTTCTTTGACTTCTTTTATGGCTTGGGCCTCATACCAATCAACAGAGACTCTGAAAATTCGCTCTGCATCCCTTTTATCCCTGACACCCCAAAAATGTACGATAACGCTGGTTTCATTTGTGACATTGCAACAAAAGAAGGTCCACTCAGGCCAAGCACGTCTGATCTGGGCAGCTGCCAGTCTTCGACACATCCCCAGCTTCCTCAAAGGTATCCCATCTGGACTCCAGTGAGGGCTACCACAAGTCACGATGCCAGTCCATCTCACGGTGGCAAAAACCGGCTCACAAGTCCACGGCTGCGGGAGGAGCACATCATCAGTGACAGGTTCACACAGCCCGAGTCACCAGGCGATGACGTCTTCTTTGAGAAGTTCCACAAGGCAAGCATAAAATCCGAGGGTGCCTTGTCGCCTGGTGAATCACCCATCACTCCCGAGCAGCTGGCCGTGGTGCGCAAGCTGTTCCCTCCCATTGGAAGCTTGACATTCCCGACCCAGCGCAAGGTGCCGGACAGCCAAGTGACATTTAACGAGCCCCTGAAGGCATCTGAACGTAACCTGCGGCCACGCTCCTCTGAACAGACCCAGCGACTGAGTCTGTGCTTCCGGAAGCGCCGCTACCAGCGACGGAAAAGGACACTGTCTGAGCCCTCGCGGTCTCCAGAAAGGCGGTCTAATGGTCCTGCGGCAAGTGACATTGACTGGCTGAGTGCCGACAGCTTCCCGAGCAGTGCCAAAAAAAGCTGCCCTGGAGGAAGCAGCCCGCTCTACTGCTTCAGTGATCCAAAGCCCTGCTTCCGCAAGGAGCACTTTGAAGACAGTGCCCGACCACCACCACCCATGTCTTCTGGTGGAATCTGTGGGAACAGTTCAAGGACGCTATCCTGTGGCCTGAGCAGTGGACATTCCCTCCCTGGCAGTGACAGGTCTTCAAGCAGCCTGCTTGACAGTGCCAAATTCCTCATCAATAAGGCCATACCAACCAGCCCCAAAGCAACATCATCCAGTGAAGGCAAGGATACGTTCTTTGGCCAGGCAGTTAGACTGGGGACACTACGAAAAAAACAAGACAGGAATGACTCTGTGATGCATGCTCCCAAAGGTCACCCTGACCACTAG